From one Acidobacteriota bacterium genomic stretch:
- the thrS gene encoding threonine--tRNA ligase, translating into MHIKFGEIVKEFSEPVSVLDAIKAFDRDVLKTTIAAKVNGEEVDLSRQLVPAEELLALEPIVTGSRDGLEVLRHSTAHLLAAAVLELFPGTKLGIGPALMDDARYGFYYDVIAPRPLTEADLAVIEKKMKEMAKRNLVYRRDEISKSEILNIFGEREEPLKCELIADKVSDSASVYYIDGSPFIDFCLGPHVGHTGKLKAFKLLALSGAYWKGDSEREQMQRIYGTAFASQDELDAWLKQREEAEKRDHRKLGKELDLFSIQDEYGQGFIFWHPKGGAIRTDMENYLREELQKRGYGMVFTPHIAKRQLWQTSGHEENYADGLFEPVGMPPKFGEDIEFRLKPMNCPFHIGIYKSHPRSYRELPLRYAELGTVYRAELSGTLHGLMRVRGFTQDDAHIFCRPDQVTDEVGACVDFAYDVFKTFGFENFKVELSVRGGADNKGYLGSDADWERAEMALVAALKKREIGYERIEGEAAFYGPKIDIKVEDSIGRLWQLSTVQFDFNLPERFQLEFIGDDNKPHRPVMVHRALFGSVERFFGVLIEHYAGAFPFWLAPVQVTVLPITDRINEYAEKIGKDLKDAGFRVEVNLKSDKIGAKIRDAQLQKVPFMLVLGDKELEDNKIAVREKVKGDIGQMTLEEFKELAMRLKLSRALTND; encoded by the coding sequence ATGCACATAAAATTCGGTGAAATAGTCAAGGAATTTTCCGAACCGGTTTCCGTTTTGGACGCGATCAAGGCGTTCGACCGCGACGTTTTGAAAACGACGATCGCGGCCAAGGTCAACGGCGAAGAAGTCGATCTGTCGAGACAACTGGTTCCGGCGGAAGAACTGCTCGCGCTCGAACCGATCGTGACCGGCTCACGCGACGGACTCGAAGTGCTTCGACATTCGACCGCGCATTTGCTTGCTGCGGCAGTCCTTGAACTTTTCCCGGGAACGAAACTCGGCATCGGCCCCGCGCTGATGGACGACGCGCGCTACGGGTTTTATTACGATGTCATCGCGCCACGCCCGCTGACCGAAGCGGATCTCGCCGTGATCGAGAAGAAGATGAAGGAGATGGCGAAACGAAACCTCGTTTACCGCCGCGACGAGATCTCGAAATCGGAGATCCTGAACATCTTCGGAGAGCGCGAAGAACCGCTCAAATGCGAGTTGATCGCCGACAAGGTTTCCGACAGCGCGAGCGTTTACTACATAGACGGTTCTCCATTTATTGATTTTTGTCTCGGACCGCACGTCGGCCATACCGGCAAACTCAAGGCTTTCAAGCTTTTGGCGCTTTCCGGCGCCTATTGGAAGGGCGATTCGGAGCGCGAACAGATGCAACGCATTTACGGCACCGCGTTCGCTTCGCAGGACGAACTCGACGCCTGGCTGAAGCAGCGCGAAGAGGCCGAAAAGCGCGATCACCGCAAACTCGGAAAGGAACTCGATCTTTTTTCGATCCAGGACGAGTACGGTCAGGGATTCATTTTCTGGCACCCGAAGGGCGGCGCGATACGCACCGATATGGAGAACTATCTCCGCGAAGAACTGCAGAAACGTGGTTACGGAATGGTTTTCACGCCGCATATCGCGAAGCGGCAGTTGTGGCAGACCTCGGGGCACGAAGAAAACTACGCCGACGGCCTGTTCGAACCGGTCGGGATGCCGCCGAAGTTCGGTGAAGACATCGAGTTTCGTTTGAAACCGATGAACTGCCCGTTCCATATCGGCATCTACAAGTCGCATCCGCGCTCGTATCGCGAACTTCCCTTGCGCTACGCCGAACTCGGAACCGTTTACCGGGCCGAACTCTCGGGGACGCTGCACGGGCTGATGCGCGTCCGCGGATTCACGCAGGACGACGCGCATATTTTCTGCCGCCCGGATCAGGTGACCGACGAGGTCGGGGCGTGCGTCGATTTCGCATACGACGTCTTCAAGACTTTCGGATTCGAGAACTTCAAGGTCGAGCTTTCGGTCCGCGGCGGGGCGGATAACAAAGGATATCTCGGTTCGGACGCCGACTGGGAACGCGCCGAGATGGCCCTCGTCGCGGCGCTCAAGAAACGCGAGATCGGCTACGAACGTATCGAGGGCGAGGCCGCGTTTTATGGCCCGAAGATCGACATCAAGGTCGAAGATTCGATCGGTCGTTTGTGGCAACTCTCGACCGTGCAGTTCGACTTCAATCTGCCGGAACGGTTTCAGCTTGAGTTCATAGGCGACGACAACAAGCCGCATCGGCCGGTAATGGTCCATCGCGCGCTGTTCGGCTCGGTCGAGCGCTTTTTCGGAGTTTTGATCGAGCATTACGCGGGAGCTTTCCCGTTCTGGCTCGCGCCGGTTCAGGTCACCGTGCTTCCGATCACTGACCGCATCAACGAATATGCGGAAAAGATCGGCAAAGACCTCAAAGACGCCGGATTTCGCGTCGAAGTAAACTTGAAAAGCGACAAGATCGGTGCAAAAATTCGTGACGCGCAACTGCAGAAGGTTCCGTTTATGCTTGTCTTGGGCGACAAAGAACTCGAAGACAACAAAATTGCGGTACGCGAAAAGGTTAAGGGCGACATCGGACAGATGACGCTCGAGGAATTCAAGGAGTTGGCGATGAGACTCAAGTTGTCTCGAGCGCTGACAAACGACTGA
- a CDS encoding ABC transporter permease, with protein sequence MSAKIRSIFERWAEFLKVAWDSVRAHRLRSFLTIIGIVIGVAVVALVSALLDGASNFIVSQTANFAPDVVRVDKAAFQDFSGDGQEFVTALSRRPDIYNDELQRLRDRLSETIEVGAQADAGLPVRRGERTLEGVVVQGVTSNITALTTIKVARGREFTPTDDFYRSNVVIIGTDLVDELFPTTDPLGSEIRIGQLPYTVVGVAEPRGSLFGASQDGFALIPLGTFAKIFGGRSRSLSLLARAKPETGMSVTETEDTVRVALRIMRKLESGVADDFSLTTAKSVQAFTETLTGLVATITYPLTMIALVVGGVVVMNMMLASVTERTREIGIRIAIGARRRDILTQFLFEATLLTLIGGLIGLALAYVVVKTAAILTGFPIALPLRAVGAAILLSCLIGIVFGVLPARRASRLDPIEALRSE encoded by the coding sequence TTGTCAGCGAAGATTCGCAGCATTTTTGAACGTTGGGCGGAGTTTCTCAAGGTTGCCTGGGATTCGGTCCGCGCGCATCGGTTGCGTTCGTTCTTGACGATCATCGGGATCGTCATCGGCGTCGCGGTCGTCGCGCTCGTTTCAGCGCTTCTCGATGGGGCAAGCAATTTTATCGTTTCGCAAACGGCGAACTTCGCACCGGACGTCGTTCGCGTCGATAAGGCGGCTTTTCAGGACTTTTCCGGCGACGGCCAGGAGTTCGTCACCGCTCTGTCGCGGCGTCCCGACATCTACAACGACGAACTTCAGAGGCTTCGAGACCGGCTTTCGGAAACGATCGAAGTCGGGGCGCAGGCCGATGCCGGACTCCCGGTCCGGCGAGGTGAGAGGACGTTGGAGGGGGTTGTTGTTCAAGGCGTGACCTCAAATATTACCGCGCTGACGACGATCAAGGTCGCGCGTGGCCGTGAGTTTACTCCGACCGACGATTTCTACCGATCGAATGTCGTGATAATCGGCACCGACCTTGTCGACGAACTTTTTCCGACGACCGATCCGCTTGGCAGTGAGATCCGGATCGGGCAACTTCCATACACGGTCGTCGGTGTCGCCGAACCCCGCGGATCGTTGTTCGGCGCGTCGCAGGACGGTTTTGCGCTGATTCCGCTCGGCACGTTCGCCAAGATATTCGGCGGTCGCTCGCGTTCGCTTTCTCTGCTTGCGCGCGCGAAACCGGAGACCGGGATGTCAGTCACCGAAACGGAGGACACGGTTCGCGTCGCACTTCGAATTATGCGAAAGCTCGAATCCGGTGTTGCCGACGATTTCAGTCTGACGACGGCAAAGAGCGTCCAGGCGTTTACCGAGACGCTGACGGGTCTGGTCGCGACGATCACGTATCCGCTGACGATGATCGCGCTCGTCGTCGGCGGCGTAGTCGTGATGAATATGATGCTCGCCTCGGTAACTGAAAGAACGCGCGAGATCGGGATCAGAATCGCCATCGGAGCGCGGCGGCGCGATATCTTGACCCAGTTTCTGTTCGAGGCGACGCTCCTGACGCTGATCGGCGGATTGATCGGACTTGCGTTGGCTTACGTGGTGGTCAAAACGGCAGCGATCCTGACGGGTTTTCCGATCGCGCTGCCGCTGCGGGCGGTCGGTGCGGCGATCCTTTTGTCGTGTTTGATCGGAATCGTCTTTGGCGTTCTCCCGGCGCGGCGGGCGTCGCGGCTCGATCCGATCGAGGCTTTGCGCAGCGAATGA
- a CDS encoding ABC transporter permease: protein MNINRQLFRDTIGTVFGSLRSHKLRAALTLTGVIIGTAVVSMVGAILTGLSQRVAEVTENSAPNTIWFTKEERIGPSFDRPTAEERQRKDLTYEDALAVSGLPTPLGVSPQKIRGSYGPTANPPKINYKSRDGYNPLILGVWENFPEIVSVPLESGRFFVESERRARAPVAVIGNGIARQIFEEEDPLEKEIKIDGKLFRVVGVLADPAGQGVIGSDEIDLRTVYIPFDTALKNYPEIEGTAIVVRAAQGKTDETTDEVSALLRQRRGVAAGAPNNFGVNRAEQVFTIVNQAIAGLALIVVPIALASLLVGGLGVMNIMLVSVTERSAEIGIRRALGARKNDILLQFLIEAMTLTGIGGLAGIFIGLAFAFLIRLLVSFPTVVPLWAVLSGFITSVAIGLVAGIYPAARAANLDPVNAMRGE, encoded by the coding sequence ATGAACATCAACCGCCAACTTTTCAGGGATACGATCGGGACCGTTTTCGGCTCGTTGCGATCGCATAAGTTGCGGGCGGCGCTGACGCTTACCGGCGTTATCATCGGGACGGCGGTTGTTTCGATGGTCGGCGCGATTCTCACAGGACTTTCACAGCGCGTCGCCGAGGTCACCGAGAACTCCGCGCCGAACACGATCTGGTTCACCAAAGAAGAACGGATCGGGCCGTCCTTCGATCGCCCGACCGCCGAGGAGCGCCAGCGCAAGGATTTGACTTATGAGGACGCGCTCGCGGTTTCCGGGCTTCCGACGCCGCTCGGCGTCTCGCCGCAAAAGATTCGCGGCAGCTACGGGCCGACCGCGAATCCGCCGAAGATCAACTACAAGAGCCGGGACGGTTACAATCCGCTGATTCTCGGCGTGTGGGAAAATTTCCCCGAGATCGTTTCTGTGCCGCTTGAAAGCGGCAGGTTCTTCGTCGAATCCGAACGCCGCGCCAGGGCGCCGGTCGCGGTCATCGGGAATGGCATCGCGCGCCAGATATTCGAGGAAGAGGATCCGCTCGAAAAAGAGATAAAGATCGATGGAAAACTGTTTCGCGTTGTCGGCGTGCTCGCCGACCCCGCCGGGCAGGGAGTCATCGGGAGTGACGAGATAGACCTGCGAACGGTTTACATCCCATTTGACACTGCGCTCAAGAACTACCCCGAGATCGAGGGCACGGCGATCGTCGTGCGCGCCGCTCAGGGCAAAACGGACGAAACGACCGACGAAGTTTCCGCGCTTCTTCGCCAGCGCCGCGGAGTCGCGGCAGGCGCGCCGAACAATTTCGGCGTCAACCGCGCGGAACAGGTTTTTACGATCGTCAATCAGGCCATCGCCGGGCTCGCGCTGATCGTCGTTCCGATCGCCCTCGCGAGCCTGCTCGTCGGCGGACTCGGCGTGATGAACATAATGCTCGTTTCGGTAACCGAACGTTCGGCGGAGATCGGCATCAGGCGCGCGCTCGGCGCTCGGAAAAATGACATTTTGCTGCAATTTTTGATCGAGGCGATGACGCTCACCGGAATCGGCGGGCTGGCCGGAATCTTCATCGGGCTCGCTTTCGCCTTTTTGATTCGCTTGCTGGTCAGTTTCCCGACGGTCGTGCCGCTTTGGGCGGTCCTCTCCGGATTCATAACGTCGGTCGCGATCGGTCTCGTCGCCGGAATTTATCCCGCCGCCCGCGCTGCGAACCTCGATCCGGTCAACGCGATGCGCGGAGAATGA
- a CDS encoding arginase family protein produces the protein MQEIFEVTNRPSDALFFRNHDRQDVRLGELVSSEIDHYGNSDVVIVGCPDDGGIVRAGGPAGASSAPDAIREHFYRLSNFGIHRKIFDLGNIVTDGDPERTHERLRIVSDAVLRDGKRLIVLGGGGDIAYPNGVAMSEIFGRDRWLAINVDARLDIAEKSEITSETPFRKLLEADLILPSYLYEIAFQTQDVSPVHYRHLVEIGSKLISLEMLRSRNAADTELRETIRQEFIHHSRTMNVFFCFDLQAVRASEAPGVTRPSPFGLRAGEFLKLVEFAADLVNTKLIAFAEVNPGSDQNGQTAKLVAIAMHRICSAKL, from the coding sequence ATGCAAGAGATCTTCGAAGTCACAAACCGTCCGTCGGACGCACTTTTCTTCCGGAATCACGACCGTCAGGACGTGCGTCTCGGCGAGTTGGTTTCATCGGAGATCGACCACTATGGGAATTCGGATGTCGTCATTGTCGGATGTCCCGACGATGGCGGCATCGTCCGCGCCGGCGGACCGGCCGGGGCATCTTCCGCGCCGGACGCGATCCGGGAACATTTTTACAGGCTCTCGAACTTCGGTATTCATCGGAAGATCTTCGATCTCGGGAACATCGTGACCGACGGCGATCCTGAGCGAACCCACGAGCGTCTGCGAATCGTTTCCGATGCCGTCCTGCGCGACGGGAAACGACTCATTGTGCTCGGCGGGGGCGGCGACATCGCTTATCCGAACGGCGTCGCAATGTCCGAGATCTTCGGCCGTGACAGATGGCTCGCGATCAACGTCGATGCGCGTCTGGATATTGCCGAGAAATCCGAGATCACGAGCGAGACGCCTTTTCGCAAACTGCTCGAAGCCGACCTAATCCTTCCGTCTTACCTTTACGAGATCGCCTTTCAGACGCAGGACGTTTCACCGGTCCACTACCGTCATTTGGTCGAGATCGGATCGAAACTAATAAGCCTCGAGATGCTTCGATCGCGAAACGCCGCGGATACGGAACTTCGCGAGACGATCCGGCAGGAGTTCATCCATCACAGCCGGACGATGAACGTTTTTTTCTGTTTTGACCTTCAGGCCGTCCGCGCTTCGGAGGCGCCGGGAGTTACGAGGCCGAGTCCGTTCGGGCTTCGTGCCGGAGAGTTTTTGAAACTCGTCGAATTCGCCGCCGACCTCGTCAACACAAAACTGATCGCGTTCGCCGAGGTCAATCCCGGATCCGACCAAAACGGTCAAACCGCAAAGCTCGTCGCGATCGCGATGCACCGCATCTGCAGCGCAAAACTCTGA
- the trpD gene encoding anthranilate phosphoribosyltransferase has translation MGGIDLARDEARGLLNALLSESSNNSQIAAALVALAIKGDTSEELAGMALAMREHAARIDPVHERFIDTAGTGSSRVKTFNVSTAAAFVIAGAGLPVAKHGSRAATSKSGSADVLAALGVNVSAGREVSEACLNEIGMCFMFAPLYHASTARVAAVRRELGVHTTFNLLGPLTNPAGAPFQVLGVWHENLVAKVAETLNTLGTQKAWVVHGLDGLDELTLNGTTRIAEVTPRGVDVFEVSPEDFGIESVSDKEMAGLRGGDAERNAEIVRSVLDGTETGPAMSLVLLNAAAALFVGGEAAGFDEAAALARESISSGRAIRKLEELKVRTNA, from the coding sequence ATGGGGGGAATCGACCTCGCTCGTGACGAAGCGCGCGGACTGCTCAATGCATTGCTTTCGGAATCGTCCAACAATTCGCAGATCGCCGCGGCCCTGGTGGCGCTCGCGATCAAGGGCGACACGTCCGAAGAACTTGCCGGGATGGCACTGGCGATGCGCGAACACGCGGCGCGGATCGATCCGGTCCACGAACGGTTCATCGATACCGCCGGAACGGGATCGAGCCGCGTCAAGACGTTCAACGTGTCGACCGCCGCCGCGTTCGTTATTGCCGGCGCGGGCTTGCCGGTCGCGAAACACGGCAGCCGCGCGGCAACGTCGAAGTCGGGAAGCGCGGATGTGCTTGCGGCTCTCGGCGTAAATGTCTCGGCAGGCCGCGAAGTCTCGGAAGCGTGCTTGAACGAGATCGGAATGTGCTTTATGTTCGCGCCGCTCTATCACGCTTCGACGGCGCGGGTCGCCGCGGTCCGCCGTGAGTTGGGCGTGCATACGACCTTCAATCTTCTCGGGCCGCTGACTAATCCGGCGGGCGCGCCGTTTCAGGTGTTGGGTGTCTGGCACGAGAATCTTGTCGCCAAAGTCGCCGAGACGCTGAACACTCTCGGGACGCAAAAGGCGTGGGTCGTTCACGGGCTCGACGGTTTGGACGAACTCACCCTTAACGGAACGACGCGCATCGCCGAGGTGACGCCTCGCGGTGTCGATGTTTTCGAGGTCAGTCCCGAAGATTTCGGTATCGAGAGCGTTTCGGACAAAGAGATGGCCGGGCTCCGGGGCGGGGACGCGGAACGAAACGCGGAAATTGTCAGAAGTGTCCTGGACGGAACCGAAACCGGCCCGGCGATGTCCCTCGTCCTTTTGAACGCCGCCGCCGCACTGTTTGTCGGCGGTGAAGCGGCGGGCTTTGACGAGGCGGCCGCGCTCGCGCGTGAGAGCATCTCGAGCGGGCGGGCGATCCGGAAATTGGAGGAGCTAAAGGTCAGGACTAACGCTTGA
- the trpC gene encoding indole-3-glycerol phosphate synthase TrpC, with product MQFLEQILELKRVRVEAAKANCDLENLRSLVGSARGTRPRHRLSEALSRDSINVIAEIKRASPSKGVINAEIDVAETSRMYDEGGAAAISVLTEEDLFQGSLEDLRAARTAVALPLLRKDFVYDEFQIYEAAAAGADAILLIAAMLDDATLAGLYRLADADLGLDALVEVHTREELERVKKINPRLIGINNRDLRSFEVSLDVSRELIRYAPDGSLMVTESGLSTRAEIEELRGLGFSGFLIGETLMRGADAREMLKSWR from the coding sequence ATGCAATTTCTTGAACAGATTCTGGAATTGAAACGCGTCCGCGTCGAGGCGGCGAAGGCGAACTGCGATCTCGAGAATTTGCGGTCCCTTGTAGGATCGGCGCGCGGGACACGGCCACGTCACCGGCTATCCGAAGCGCTCTCGCGCGATTCGATCAATGTCATCGCCGAGATCAAACGCGCTTCGCCCTCGAAAGGCGTGATCAATGCCGAAATCGATGTCGCGGAAACCTCGCGAATGTACGATGAAGGCGGCGCGGCGGCGATCTCGGTTTTGACCGAAGAAGATCTTTTTCAAGGCAGTCTCGAGGATCTGCGCGCCGCTCGCACCGCGGTCGCGCTCCCGCTTCTACGCAAGGATTTCGTCTATGACGAGTTTCAGATCTACGAAGCCGCCGCCGCCGGTGCGGACGCGATCCTGCTGATCGCGGCGATGCTCGACGACGCGACGCTCGCGGGGCTTTATCGATTGGCGGATGCGGACCTCGGGCTCGACGCGCTCGTGGAGGTTCATACGCGCGAGGAACTCGAACGCGTCAAAAAGATCAATCCGCGGCTGATTGGCATCAACAATCGCGATCTCAGGAGTTTTGAAGTGTCGCTCGATGTTTCTCGTGAACTCATAAGATACGCGCCCGACGGATCGCTGATGGTCACCGAAAGCGGGCTTTCGACGCGCGCCGAGATCGAGGAACTTCGTGGGCTCGGATTCTCCGGATTTCTGATCGGCGAAACGCTTATGCGCGGCGCTGACGCCCGCGAAATGCTAAAATCCTGGCGATGA
- a CDS encoding DUF2127 domain-containing protein: protein MNKPHIRYRNQTPKERHWTIHLLAGVKLLKGILLFVVAIKLLTLLNRDVGEWFADFIARHRIDPENKIVHGLIEKIAGINRNNLIAFSVGSFLYSALQITEGVGLWLEKRWAEMLTVIATSLLIPVEIYEIIEKFTFLRVAALVVNLFIVWYLATRLKDEKAELNDAR from the coding sequence ATGAACAAACCGCATATCCGATACCGGAATCAGACCCCGAAAGAGCGGCACTGGACGATTCATTTGCTTGCCGGCGTCAAGCTTCTGAAGGGAATTTTACTGTTTGTCGTGGCGATCAAGTTACTGACGCTGCTCAATCGCGATGTCGGCGAGTGGTTCGCGGATTTCATTGCGCGGCACCGGATCGATCCCGAAAACAAGATCGTTCACGGATTGATCGAAAAGATCGCCGGGATCAACCGCAACAACCTGATCGCGTTCAGTGTCGGTTCCTTTCTGTACTCGGCGCTCCAGATCACGGAAGGCGTCGGATTGTGGCTTGAAAAACGCTGGGCGGAAATGCTGACGGTGATCGCGACGTCCTTGCTGATCCCGGTCGAGATCTACGAGATAATCGAGAAGTTCACGTTCTTGCGGGTCGCGGCGCTTGTCGTTAACTTATTCATCGTGTGGTATTTGGCGACGCGGCTAAAGGACGAAAAGGCGGAACTCAATGACGCTCGTTAA
- a CDS encoding phosphoribosylanthranilate isomerase codes for MTLVKICGITNFEDAELSVRCGADALGFNFYPKSPRFVTPEAVGAIVDRLKTVVVKVGVFVDEPIESILETARIAKLDAIQLHGGESPGFAAEVKVRTGLEVIKAFRVSPDFRPEVVLKYDVDAILLDAYNPHEHGGTGAIFDWEIARRVKRLVPALYLAGGLSGENVDSAIRKVQPFAVDSCSLLESEKGRKDREKLLRFVSVIKKGAGTP; via the coding sequence ATGACGCTCGTTAAGATTTGCGGGATCACGAATTTCGAGGATGCGGAACTCTCGGTGCGGTGCGGCGCCGATGCGCTCGGATTCAATTTCTATCCGAAGAGCCCGCGATTTGTTACACCGGAAGCGGTCGGCGCGATCGTCGATCGGTTGAAAACCGTTGTTGTAAAGGTGGGCGTTTTTGTCGATGAGCCAATTGAGTCGATCCTCGAAACGGCCCGGATCGCGAAACTCGACGCGATCCAGTTGCACGGCGGCGAATCGCCCGGGTTCGCGGCGGAAGTCAAAGTGCGGACCGGACTTGAAGTGATCAAAGCGTTTCGCGTTTCGCCCGATTTTCGGCCCGAAGTTGTTTTGAAATATGACGTCGACGCGATTCTGCTCGACGCATACAATCCGCACGAGCACGGCGGAACCGGCGCGATTTTTGATTGGGAAATTGCTCGCAGAGTAAAGCGGCTTGTTCCGGCGCTCTATCTTGCCGGTGGGTTGAGCGGCGAAAACGTCGACTCCGCGATCCGCAAAGTTCAACCGTTTGCCGTCGATTCCTGCAGTTTGCTGGAATCCGAAAAGGGAAGGAAAGACAGAGAGAAACTACTCAGATTTGTTTCAGTCATAAAAAAGGGAGCGGGAACCCCTTGA